From one Catellatospora sp. IY07-71 genomic stretch:
- a CDS encoding ThuA domain-containing protein, with the protein MLALAMTVIALAVGQSPAQAAPATTNQANAALAPFSVLVFSKTAGFRHDSIPAGIAAIQQLGADNGFTVAATEDAGAFTDANLAQYAAVIWLSTTGDVLDAAQQGAFERYIRAGGGFAGVHSASDTEYGWAWYGNLVGAYFSAHPNNQQATIKVEDPAHPSTASLPAQWSRLDEWYNFQANPRSKVHVLASLDERSYSPGTGAMGADHPIAWCHDYDGGRSWYTGIGHTIASYTEPSFLAHLLGGIQTAAGALDSDCSASLTSGYEKVTLDSNTQNPMELDIAPDGRVFYIERDGRVQIVKPATGTTVTAIDLDVFTGNEDGLIGIRLDPNFATTNWVYLYWAPNDGVTRNRISRFTVSGDSIDLAGEKVVLEVPTQRATCCHAGGSMVFDSAGNLYLATGDNTNPFESDSFTPIDERAGRQNYDAQRTSGNTNDLRGKILRIHPEADGTYTIPSGNLFPQGTAMTRPEIFAMGLRNPFRIGIDAKTNTLYVADYGPDAGAANPNRGPEGTVEWNIVRPGNYGWPYCHGANYAYNDYTFPSGPSGAKFDCAAPVNNSPNNTGLTNLPPAVSATVDYDYSGNPLFPELGGGGAPMGGPVYRYDPDLVSERKWPAYYDGKAMFGEWNQNKMYAFQVSAVGKSLVDINNMLSGMTFLRPMDFEFGPDGALYLIEWGTGFGGNNGDSGIYRIDYIAGERAPIAVATGTPDSGPAPLTVQFSSAGSRDPNGGALSYAWTFGDGGTSTAANPSHTYPAAGNYTAQLTVTNTADRTAVANVTVTVGNTAPTVTISFPPDGGFFEWGDQVKYTVAVTDPEDGTIDCSKVTLQYYLGHDQHAHPLQSYTGCTGTVQTSLASGHGADADVFAVFEASYTDAGGVGGANALTGRAIEQLQPKRKQAEYFTATGRAPDGVGGGDPGVQPETTTDTAGGFQNIGFIEDGDFWSYAPVNLTGIDALRFRVASNAAGGRIEVRAGAADGPVLATATVPGTGGWQTFTDVTATLSSPSTVTGPLFLVAKNPAGNTGTGSLFNVNWVDFLGRGVTDNAPPVVTASATPTTGTAPVLVTFTGSATDAEGDNPLTYRWEFGDGGTAGTADATHTYTTPGTYTATLTVSDARGAKSYANVVVRVEAPNNACLGARSDNFDGTALDKGRWSAVVRENQLYSVAGGTLRLPTAAGDLYGTRNDATNLILQPAPDGAWQATTKVSVTVAADYQQAGLIVYGDDDNYAKLDLLYGGSRKFEFIRETAGSPRNTAADAVSAPAELGNTAYLRLISDGVNLTAAWSADGVTFAPVGQSAALAGIVNPKVGVFALNGGTTAPVVDAAFDWFQVTPDAPAGPIDPSDEFTGSALDRCRWNAVVREDATKYRIADGKLEIDVPNGDIYTASNTGPTNFILQNAPSGDWTLETKVDGSRLNEQYQQAGLLVYLDDDNYLKLDYIVDNTAGSPVSRRIEFRSEIASVVQNPQPGITSLTDAVWHLRLARVGSVYTASYSADGTTWTALEPLTNTAVGDTPKVGLFTLGGNQTASKPASFDYFRMTTPGAGDTTAPVTTAAVTGAATAGWYTESPTVTLTAADEAAGSGVASTQYQLDDATTWTAYTEPLLISGTGAHRLRYRSTDTAGNVEQAKTVEVKVDTTAPITTATFAPANDDGWHAGQVPVVLAATDAGAGVAKLEWSLDGGPWTPYTEPVDVGGDGQHELLYRATDGAGNVETLKSAVLKVDGNQPTVIVAGLADGQLYGDSQDVRVTFQAVDPTSGIASVVGTLNGAPYATGTLQAMYELRLGLHELTVTATDKAGNKTVSTVRFYVTTSFRDMQNLLDRFKATSRLSANAHKKLTAKLTAARQSEANGNDAKAVNQLKEFRALALNTSLVPEAEVRAVLVRDTDAMIIRLGGTPPTNAGVKANGGTSLAGVGRLDDDVARIGKNGRLR; encoded by the coding sequence GTGCTCGCGCTCGCCATGACCGTGATCGCGCTTGCCGTCGGGCAGTCGCCCGCGCAGGCCGCGCCGGCGACCACCAATCAAGCCAACGCGGCGCTTGCACCGTTCTCAGTGCTGGTCTTCTCGAAGACCGCCGGGTTCCGGCATGATTCCATTCCCGCCGGTATCGCAGCGATCCAGCAGCTCGGCGCCGACAACGGGTTCACGGTTGCCGCGACCGAGGACGCCGGCGCGTTCACCGACGCCAACCTCGCCCAGTACGCGGCGGTGATCTGGCTGTCCACCACCGGTGATGTGCTCGACGCCGCCCAGCAGGGGGCCTTCGAGCGCTACATCCGTGCCGGTGGCGGGTTCGCCGGCGTGCATTCCGCCTCGGACACCGAGTACGGCTGGGCCTGGTACGGCAACCTGGTCGGCGCCTACTTCTCGGCGCACCCGAACAACCAGCAGGCGACCATCAAGGTCGAGGACCCGGCGCACCCGTCGACGGCTTCGCTGCCGGCGCAGTGGTCGCGGCTCGACGAGTGGTACAACTTCCAGGCGAACCCGCGCAGCAAGGTGCATGTGCTGGCCAGCCTGGACGAGCGGTCCTACTCGCCGGGCACCGGTGCGATGGGCGCCGACCACCCGATCGCGTGGTGCCACGATTACGACGGCGGCCGGTCCTGGTACACCGGTATCGGTCACACCATCGCGTCGTACACCGAGCCCTCGTTCCTGGCTCACCTGCTCGGCGGCATCCAGACGGCCGCCGGCGCGCTCGACTCCGACTGCAGCGCGTCGCTGACCAGCGGGTACGAGAAGGTGACGCTGGACAGCAACACGCAGAATCCGATGGAGCTGGACATCGCGCCGGACGGCCGCGTCTTCTACATCGAGCGTGACGGCCGGGTGCAGATCGTCAAGCCCGCCACCGGCACCACGGTGACCGCAATCGACCTGGATGTCTTCACCGGCAACGAGGACGGCCTGATCGGGATCCGGCTGGACCCGAACTTCGCCACCACCAACTGGGTCTACCTGTACTGGGCGCCCAACGACGGGGTGACCCGTAACCGGATCTCCCGGTTCACGGTCAGCGGCGACAGCATCGACCTGGCCGGCGAGAAGGTGGTGCTGGAAGTGCCGACGCAGCGCGCCACCTGCTGCCACGCCGGCGGTTCGATGGTGTTCGACAGCGCCGGCAACCTGTACCTGGCCACCGGCGACAACACCAACCCGTTCGAGTCCGACTCGTTCACCCCGATCGACGAGCGGGCCGGGCGCCAGAACTATGACGCCCAGCGCACCTCCGGCAACACCAACGACCTGCGCGGCAAAATCCTGCGCATCCACCCGGAGGCCGACGGCACGTACACCATCCCGAGCGGGAACCTCTTCCCGCAGGGTACTGCGATGACGCGGCCCGAGATCTTCGCGATGGGCTTGCGCAATCCGTTCCGGATCGGCATCGACGCGAAGACGAACACGCTGTACGTGGCCGACTACGGCCCGGACGCGGGCGCGGCGAACCCCAACCGCGGCCCGGAAGGGACCGTCGAGTGGAACATCGTCCGGCCCGGCAACTACGGCTGGCCGTACTGCCACGGGGCTAACTACGCCTACAACGACTACACCTTCCCCAGCGGACCGTCCGGCGCGAAGTTCGACTGCGCGGCACCGGTCAACAACTCGCCCAACAACACGGGTCTGACCAACCTCCCGCCGGCGGTCAGCGCCACCGTCGACTACGACTACAGCGGCAACCCGCTGTTCCCGGAGCTCGGTGGCGGCGGCGCGCCGATGGGCGGGCCGGTCTACCGCTACGACCCCGACCTCGTCTCCGAGCGCAAGTGGCCGGCGTACTACGACGGCAAGGCGATGTTCGGCGAGTGGAACCAGAACAAGATGTACGCGTTCCAGGTGTCCGCCGTCGGCAAGTCGCTGGTCGACATCAACAACATGCTCAGCGGCATGACCTTCCTGCGGCCGATGGACTTCGAGTTCGGTCCGGACGGCGCGCTCTACCTGATCGAGTGGGGTACCGGATTCGGCGGCAACAACGGCGACTCCGGGATCTACCGCATCGACTACATAGCGGGCGAGCGGGCCCCGATCGCGGTCGCGACCGGCACGCCGGACTCCGGACCGGCGCCGCTCACGGTGCAGTTCTCCAGCGCCGGGTCGCGTGACCCGAACGGCGGGGCGCTGAGCTACGCGTGGACGTTCGGTGACGGCGGCACCTCCACCGCGGCCAACCCGTCGCACACCTACCCGGCCGCCGGTAACTACACGGCGCAGCTGACGGTCACCAACACCGCCGACCGTACGGCCGTCGCGAACGTGACGGTCACGGTCGGCAACACGGCGCCCACCGTCACCATCTCGTTCCCGCCGGACGGCGGCTTCTTCGAGTGGGGCGACCAGGTCAAGTACACCGTCGCGGTGACCGACCCGGAGGACGGGACGATCGACTGCTCGAAGGTGACCCTGCAGTACTACCTGGGTCACGACCAGCACGCGCACCCCCTGCAGTCGTACACCGGGTGCACCGGCACCGTGCAGACGTCGCTGGCCTCCGGTCACGGCGCTGACGCCGACGTGTTCGCCGTGTTCGAGGCCAGCTACACCGATGCCGGTGGAGTCGGCGGCGCCAACGCGCTGACCGGCCGGGCGATCGAACAGCTGCAGCCCAAGCGCAAGCAGGCCGAGTACTTCACTGCCACCGGACGGGCCCCGGACGGCGTCGGCGGCGGCGACCCGGGCGTGCAACCGGAGACGACGACGGACACCGCCGGCGGCTTCCAGAACATCGGCTTCATCGAGGACGGCGACTTCTGGTCGTACGCCCCGGTGAACCTGACCGGTATCGACGCGCTGCGGTTCCGGGTGGCGTCGAACGCCGCCGGTGGGCGCATCGAGGTACGGGCCGGTGCGGCGGACGGGCCGGTGCTCGCCACCGCGACAGTCCCGGGCACCGGCGGCTGGCAGACCTTCACCGATGTCACCGCGACGCTGAGCAGCCCGAGCACGGTGACCGGGCCGCTCTTCCTGGTGGCGAAGAACCCGGCAGGCAACACCGGCACGGGTTCGCTGTTCAACGTCAACTGGGTCGACTTCCTGGGACGCGGCGTGACCGACAACGCGCCGCCGGTGGTCACCGCGTCGGCGACGCCTACCACCGGCACCGCGCCGGTGCTGGTCACCTTCACCGGCTCGGCGACCGACGCCGAGGGCGACAACCCGCTGACCTACCGGTGGGAGTTCGGCGACGGCGGCACAGCCGGCACCGCCGACGCCACGCACACCTACACCACCCCCGGCACGTACACGGCGACGCTGACCGTGTCCGACGCGCGCGGCGCGAAGTCGTACGCCAACGTGGTCGTCAGGGTCGAGGCGCCGAACAACGCCTGCCTCGGCGCCCGGTCGGACAACTTCGACGGCACGGCACTGGACAAGGGCCGCTGGTCGGCAGTGGTCCGGGAGAACCAGCTCTACTCGGTGGCCGGTGGCACGCTGCGGCTGCCCACCGCGGCCGGTGACCTCTACGGCACCCGCAACGACGCGACCAACCTGATCCTGCAGCCGGCGCCGGACGGTGCCTGGCAGGCGACCACCAAGGTGTCCGTCACCGTGGCGGCCGACTACCAGCAGGCCGGCCTGATCGTGTACGGCGACGACGACAACTACGCCAAGCTGGACCTGCTGTACGGAGGCTCCCGGAAGTTCGAGTTCATCCGGGAGACCGCCGGGTCGCCGCGCAACACCGCCGCCGACGCGGTCAGCGCCCCCGCAGAGCTCGGCAACACGGCCTACCTGCGGTTGATCAGTGACGGCGTGAACCTGACGGCAGCCTGGTCAGCTGACGGCGTGACGTTCGCGCCGGTCGGGCAGTCGGCCGCGCTGGCCGGCATCGTCAACCCGAAGGTGGGCGTGTTCGCCCTCAACGGCGGCACCACCGCGCCGGTCGTCGACGCGGCATTCGACTGGTTCCAGGTCACCCCGGACGCTCCGGCCGGGCCGATCGACCCGTCCGACGAGTTCACCGGGTCAGCCCTGGACCGGTGCAGGTGGAACGCGGTAGTCCGCGAGGACGCCACCAAGTACCGGATCGCCGACGGCAAGCTGGAGATCGACGTCCCCAACGGGGACATTTACACAGCCAGCAACACCGGGCCCACCAACTTCATCCTGCAGAACGCACCGTCCGGTGACTGGACGCTGGAGACGAAGGTGGACGGCAGCCGGCTCAACGAGCAGTACCAGCAGGCAGGCCTGCTGGTCTACCTCGACGACGACAACTACCTGAAACTGGACTACATCGTCGACAACACGGCCGGTTCCCCGGTCAGCCGGCGGATCGAGTTCCGCAGCGAGATCGCGAGTGTGGTGCAGAACCCGCAACCCGGAATCACCAGCCTCACCGACGCGGTATGGCACCTGCGACTGGCTCGGGTGGGCAGCGTCTACACGGCTTCCTACTCGGCCGACGGCACCACCTGGACGGCGCTGGAGCCGCTGACCAACACGGCCGTAGGCGACACTCCCAAGGTCGGGCTGTTCACGCTCGGCGGCAACCAGACGGCGTCGAAGCCGGCAAGCTTCGACTACTTCCGGATGACCACGCCCGGCGCCGGTGACACCACAGCGCCGGTCACCACGGCAGCGGTGACCGGCGCGGCCACCGCCGGCTGGTACACCGAGTCGCCGACGGTCACCCTGACCGCCGCCGACGAGGCAGCAGGCAGCGGCGTCGCGAGCACCCAGTACCAGCTCGACGACGCCACGACGTGGACCGCCTACACCGAGCCGCTGCTGATCAGCGGAACGGGAGCGCACCGGCTGCGCTACCGCTCCACCGACACCGCAGGCAACGTCGAGCAGGCCAAGACCGTCGAGGTGAAGGTCGACACCACGGCGCCGATCACCACGGCGACGTTCGCACCGGCCAACGACGACGGCTGGCATGCCGGGCAGGTGCCGGTGGTGCTCGCCGCCACCGACGCCGGTGCCGGCGTGGCAAAGCTGGAGTGGTCACTGGACGGCGGGCCGTGGACGCCCTACACCGAGCCGGTCGACGTCGGCGGCGACGGGCAGCACGAGCTGCTCTACCGGGCCACCGACGGGGCCGGCAACGTGGAGACCCTGAAGTCCGCCGTCCTGAAGGTCGACGGCAACCAGCCGACCGTCATCGTGGCAGGGCTGGCCGACGGCCAGCTCTACGGCGACAGCCAGGACGTCCGGGTCACCTTCCAGGCCGTCGATCCGACCTCCGGCATCGCGTCGGTCGTCGGGACGCTCAACGGCGCGCCGTACGCGACCGGCACCCTGCAGGCCATGTACGAGCTGCGGCTCGGCCTGCACGAGCTGACGGTCACCGCCACCGACAAGGCCGGCAACAAGACGGTCTCGACAGTGCGGTTCTACGTGACGACCTCGTTCCGGGACATGCAGAACCTGCTGGACCGGTTCAAGGCGACCAGCCGGCTGTCGGCCAACGCGCACAAGAAGCTGACGGCCAAGCTCACAGCGGCTCGCCAGTCCGAGGCGAACGGCAACGACGCCAAGGCCGTCAACCAGCTCAAGGAGTTCCGGGCGCTCGCGTTGAACACCTCGCTGGTGCCCGAGGCCGAAGTCAGGGCGGTACTCGTCCGCGACACCGACGCCATGATCATCAGGCTGGGCGGTACACCGCCGACCAACGCCGGGGTCAAGGCCAACGGCGGCACGTCGCTGGCCGGCGTCGGCCGGCTGGACGATGACGTCGCCCGCATCGGCAAGAACGGCCGCCTGAGGTAG
- a CDS encoding response regulator transcription factor, whose protein sequence is MIADDEAAIRESLERVLQVEGYDTSTVANGLAVLDGVGGDAPDLLILDVMMPRLGGLETCRRLRAAGRDLPVLMLTARDQVSDRVAGLDAGADDYLPKPFATEELLARVRALLRRRTPSGGESQILSFADVRLDPDRFEAWRGGRALRLTRTEFSLLQVLVRNATRVLSRDALFEAIWGFDMSATANNLQVYVSYLRRKMEAEGEPRLIYTLRGLGYTLRETPP, encoded by the coding sequence ATGATCGCGGATGACGAGGCGGCCATCCGTGAGTCGCTGGAGCGGGTGCTCCAGGTCGAGGGTTACGACACCAGCACCGTCGCCAACGGTCTCGCGGTGCTCGACGGGGTCGGGGGCGACGCGCCGGATCTGCTGATCCTCGACGTGATGATGCCCCGCCTCGGCGGGTTGGAGACCTGCCGGCGGTTGCGGGCGGCGGGCCGAGATCTGCCGGTGCTGATGCTGACCGCTCGTGACCAGGTCTCCGACCGGGTCGCGGGGCTGGACGCGGGCGCGGACGACTATCTGCCCAAGCCGTTCGCCACCGAGGAGTTGCTGGCGCGGGTGCGGGCCTTGCTGCGCCGGCGCACGCCGAGCGGCGGCGAGTCGCAGATCCTGTCGTTCGCCGACGTCCGGCTCGATCCCGACAGGTTCGAGGCGTGGCGGGGCGGGCGGGCGCTCCGCCTGACCCGGACCGAGTTCTCCCTCCTGCAGGTCCTCGTGCGCAACGCGACCCGAGTGCTGAGCCGCGACGCGCTGTTCGAGGCGATCTGGGGCTTCGACATGAGCGCCACGGCCAACAACCTCCAGGTGTATGTGAGCTACCTGCGCCGCAAGATGGAGGCGGAGGGTGAGCCACGATTGATCTACACGCTGCGCGGCCTGGGTTACACGTTGCGGGAGACTCCTCCGTGA
- a CDS encoding MMPL family transporter, with product MIGLWVALAAVMVPLSGKLTSVTTDRAVDTLPAGAESTKVAVLEDSLPGGEDNTFVFVYHRAGGMTDADRATVERHHNTLAKSYPPVTTVAGGDGEGEGPPTMPSTDGKAMMFTLDVSTTYGGPETIVGPLREATKDRPAGLELEVTGPAAVDGDMDAVFDGIDLQVFLTTVVVVTLLLILTYRSPVLWFIPLVVVGAAALTAMATVYLLVKNFGIVVNDQNSALLTILVFGVGTDYALLLIARYREALHHHENVRVAMVHALRGAAPAIVASAATVVAGLLCLLVADLNSTSGLGPIGAAGILCALVAMLTLFPAVLVVLGRRIFWPAIPRFDMTVEQKPGLWGRLGTAISRRRWVATLGSLGVLGVLAIGLAGNTGALREQDQFLSPPESVSGFTVLRQHFPELGGQPMTIFTRPAYQERVLDIVKGTRGVAMAIPGQTSGGWADISVFPTDAPDTVAEYDTIKRVRAAVHAVSGAEAIVGGPSAENLDTEVTTSRDEKLVIPLVLAVVLIVLGLLLRAIVAPLVLMATVVVSFAAAFGGSVFVFDTILGFKGIDYSVPLLAFLFLVALGVDYNIFLASRAREESVRLGTSGGMLKALSATGGVITSAGLVLAATFAVLATLPLVMLIEVGFLVAFGVLLDALLVRSVLVPALTLLIGRRMWWPSRLSRPVEPPEGQRPLVDDEEFALQR from the coding sequence GTGATCGGCTTGTGGGTGGCGCTGGCGGCGGTCATGGTGCCGCTGAGCGGAAAGTTGACCTCGGTCACCACCGACAGAGCCGTGGACACCCTGCCGGCCGGTGCCGAGTCCACCAAGGTGGCGGTGCTGGAGGACAGTCTCCCCGGCGGTGAGGACAACACGTTCGTCTTCGTGTACCACCGCGCCGGCGGCATGACCGACGCGGACCGCGCGACGGTCGAGCGCCACCACAACACCCTCGCCAAGTCGTACCCGCCGGTGACGACCGTGGCCGGCGGCGACGGCGAAGGCGAGGGCCCGCCCACGATGCCGTCCACCGACGGCAAGGCGATGATGTTCACCCTTGATGTGAGCACGACCTACGGTGGACCGGAAACCATCGTCGGCCCGTTGCGTGAAGCCACGAAGGACCGCCCGGCCGGCCTGGAACTCGAGGTGACCGGCCCGGCCGCGGTCGACGGCGACATGGACGCCGTGTTCGACGGTATCGATCTGCAGGTCTTCCTCACCACCGTCGTCGTCGTCACGCTCCTGCTCATCCTCACCTACCGCAGCCCAGTGCTGTGGTTCATCCCGCTGGTGGTCGTGGGCGCGGCCGCACTGACCGCGATGGCGACCGTCTACCTGCTCGTCAAGAACTTCGGCATCGTGGTCAACGACCAGAACTCGGCGCTGCTGACGATCCTGGTATTCGGGGTCGGCACGGACTACGCGCTGTTGCTCATCGCCCGATATCGGGAGGCTTTGCACCACCACGAGAACGTCCGGGTCGCGATGGTCCACGCGCTCCGCGGCGCGGCGCCGGCCATCGTCGCGTCCGCGGCCACCGTGGTCGCCGGCCTGCTCTGCCTGCTCGTCGCGGACCTGAACAGCACCAGCGGGTTGGGCCCGATCGGTGCGGCCGGCATCCTGTGCGCGCTGGTGGCCATGCTGACGCTGTTCCCGGCGGTGCTCGTGGTGCTCGGCCGGCGGATCTTCTGGCCGGCCATCCCGCGGTTCGACATGACCGTGGAGCAGAAGCCGGGGCTGTGGGGACGGCTTGGCACCGCCATCAGCCGCCGCCGGTGGGTGGCGACGCTCGGCTCGCTCGGAGTCCTCGGCGTGCTCGCCATCGGGCTGGCGGGCAACACCGGCGCCCTGCGGGAGCAGGACCAGTTCCTGTCCCCGCCGGAGTCGGTCAGCGGCTTCACCGTGCTGCGCCAGCACTTCCCGGAGCTCGGCGGCCAGCCGATGACGATCTTCACGCGGCCGGCGTACCAGGAACGCGTGCTCGACATCGTCAAGGGCACTCGCGGTGTGGCCATGGCCATCCCTGGTCAGACCAGCGGTGGCTGGGCGGACATCTCCGTGTTCCCGACGGACGCGCCGGACACCGTCGCGGAGTACGACACGATCAAGCGGGTGCGCGCCGCCGTGCACGCGGTGAGCGGGGCGGAGGCGATCGTCGGCGGGCCGAGTGCGGAGAACCTCGACACCGAGGTGACCACCAGCCGCGACGAGAAACTGGTGATCCCGCTGGTGCTCGCCGTCGTCCTGATCGTCCTCGGGCTGCTGCTGCGCGCGATCGTGGCCCCGCTGGTCCTGATGGCCACCGTGGTCGTCTCGTTCGCCGCGGCCTTCGGCGGCAGCGTGTTCGTCTTCGACACGATCCTCGGGTTCAAGGGCATCGACTACTCAGTGCCGCTGCTGGCATTCCTGTTCCTGGTCGCGCTCGGCGTCGACTACAACATCTTCCTGGCCAGCCGGGCCCGGGAGGAGAGCGTGCGGCTTGGCACCAGCGGGGGCATGCTCAAAGCCCTCTCCGCCACCGGTGGCGTCATCACCTCGGCCGGCCTGGTCCTGGCGGCCACGTTCGCGGTCCTCGCCACACTTCCGCTGGTGATGCTGATCGAGGTCGGGTTCCTGGTCGCCTTCGGCGTGCTGCTCGACGCCCTGCTGGTGCGGTCGGTCCTGGTGCCCGCCCTCACCCTGCTGATCGGCCGGCGGATGTGGTGGCCGAGCCGGCTGTCCCGACCGGTGGAGCCGCCGGAGGGTCAACGCCCGCTTGTGGACGACGAGGAGTTCGCGCTGCAACGGTGA
- a CDS encoding HAMP domain-containing sensor histidine kinase, producing the protein MTVIAATAIAVSVFVAFQVASELLDGELQDTVEDQLRADSHVLATKAEPAGLAQVQLPPYPGSGPLVRVILPDGSTRTPAGQPTLPPVTEQAVRVAEGGSADLMESGDEEGYLIYTLRAGGGAIQAARVADDSPVNQFGFGMLLIGLLCVAGGALVGRAVARTGLAPIDRLAAAAVRVAHTRDLDSDIPDEGGGEIRRLIQSINDMLAALRDSRRAQRLLAEDAAHELKTPLTSLRLNVELLIRLDRRGTLDSALPAESRTRLLNDLGTQVAELSTLAAELTELARGDVSDESAELLDLADVVVAAATRARSRMPDIEIALDVTSVWVTGRPAALQRAVLNLIDNAGKWSPADQPVQVRLRAEDASAVLEVDDAGPGIDAADVPRVFDRFYRADSARALPGSGLGLSIVQRVVDVHGGRTTVARSARGGALLRISLPAAGS; encoded by the coding sequence ATGACGGTGATCGCGGCGACGGCTATCGCGGTCAGCGTGTTCGTGGCCTTCCAGGTGGCCAGCGAGCTGCTGGACGGGGAGCTGCAGGACACCGTGGAGGATCAGCTGCGCGCCGACTCCCACGTCCTGGCGACGAAGGCGGAGCCCGCCGGTCTGGCGCAGGTCCAGCTCCCGCCGTATCCCGGATCCGGGCCGCTGGTGCGGGTCATCCTGCCCGACGGCTCGACCCGCACGCCGGCGGGCCAACCCACGCTTCCTCCGGTCACCGAGCAGGCGGTCCGCGTCGCGGAGGGCGGGTCCGCCGACCTGATGGAGTCGGGCGACGAGGAAGGCTACCTCATCTACACGCTGCGGGCGGGCGGCGGCGCGATCCAGGCGGCCCGAGTCGCCGACGACAGCCCGGTCAACCAGTTCGGGTTCGGCATGCTGCTGATCGGGCTGCTTTGCGTGGCCGGGGGCGCCCTCGTCGGGCGGGCCGTGGCGCGGACCGGGCTGGCGCCGATCGACCGGCTGGCTGCCGCCGCGGTCCGTGTCGCACACACCCGGGATCTCGACTCCGACATCCCGGACGAGGGCGGTGGGGAGATCCGGCGGCTGATCCAGTCGATCAACGACATGCTCGCCGCGCTTCGGGACTCCCGGCGGGCCCAGCGGCTGCTCGCCGAGGACGCCGCCCACGAGCTCAAGACCCCGCTCACCAGCCTGCGCCTCAACGTCGAGCTGCTGATCCGGCTCGATCGGCGCGGCACCCTGGACAGCGCACTGCCGGCGGAGAGCCGGACCCGGCTGCTCAACGATCTCGGCACCCAGGTGGCCGAGTTGAGCACCCTTGCGGCCGAGCTGACCGAACTGGCGCGCGGTGACGTCAGCGACGAGAGCGCCGAACTGCTCGACCTCGCCGACGTGGTGGTGGCCGCCGCGACCCGGGCGCGTTCCCGCATGCCCGACATCGAGATCGCGCTGGACGTGACGTCCGTATGGGTGACCGGGCGTCCCGCCGCGCTCCAGCGGGCGGTGCTCAACCTCATCGACAACGCCGGCAAGTGGTCCCCCGCGGACCAGCCGGTCCAGGTCCGGCTCCGTGCCGAGGACGCGTCGGCGGTGCTCGAGGTCGACGACGCCGGGCCGGGCATCGACGCCGCCGACGTACCGCGGGTGTTCGACCGGTTCTACCGTGCCGACAGCGCCCGGGCGTTGCCGGGATCCGGTCTGGGGCTGTCGATCGTGCAGCGCGTCGTCGACGTCCACGGCGGCCGGACCACCGTCGCCCGCTCCGCACGCGGTGGCGCGCTGCTTCGGATCAGCCTTCCGGCCGCCGGGTCATGA